Proteins found in one Sulfurimonas sp. genomic segment:
- a CDS encoding NAD(P)H-dependent oxidoreductase subunit E, with amino-acid sequence MSFQFSDDNLKQIEFLKTRYPSLDALSLPLLWMAQYQDGFISLEAIDEISKITKLPPMEIYRVATFYTMFKLQKQEKLLVSVCKTLSCKLCGSDEILDHLKSKDVEIEYVECLGSCGTSPVMQIKDVNYENLTPQKVDDILEELL; translated from the coding sequence ATGAGTTTTCAGTTTTCAGATGATAATTTAAAACAAATAGAGTTCTTAAAAACACGATACCCGTCTCTTGATGCACTAAGTCTTCCTCTACTTTGGATGGCGCAATATCAAGATGGATTTATATCTCTTGAAGCAATTGATGAGATCTCTAAAATAACCAAACTTCCGCCTATGGAGATCTACAGAGTAGCTACATTTTACACAATGTTTAAGCTGCAAAAACAAGAAAAACTTCTTGTGTCTGTGTGTAAGACACTTTCATGCAAACTTTGCGGAAGTGATGAAATTTTAGATCACCTAAAGAGTAAGGATGTTGAGATCGAGTATGTAGAGTGTCTTGGTTCTTGCGGAACAAGTCCCGTTATGCAGATCAAAGATGTAAATTATGAAAATCTTACACCCCAAAAAGTGGATGATATTTTAGAGGAGTTGTTATGA
- a CDS encoding fumarate reductase cytochrome b subunit: MKQEKLDKVPAKLDFTQSITGLILAIFIMGHLLFEASILISKEMMYKVTIMFEGYYFFGETYPGIVSFMAAFIFTIFIVHAAIALRKFPDNYRQHKAMKRHTLGMKHEDTYLWIIQLSTGFLMFFIGSVHLYIMMAEPSDIGPYASSYRVVHEMMAPLYLLLLISVVTHAFIGLYRLALKWGFMEGKNTKVSRARHKLLMRVFIVFYLVLGSASLYKYITIGLEHDYSAGVKKYESKTIKMENH; this comes from the coding sequence ATGAAGCAGGAAAAGTTAGACAAAGTACCGGCCAAACTTGATTTTACTCAAAGTATTACAGGTTTAATACTAGCAATATTCATAATGGGGCATTTACTCTTTGAAGCATCTATTCTTATTAGTAAAGAGATGATGTACAAAGTTACTATTATGTTTGAGGGGTATTACTTTTTTGGTGAGACTTATCCTGGAATAGTATCATTTATGGCTGCATTTATATTTACTATCTTTATCGTTCACGCTGCAATTGCCCTTAGAAAATTTCCTGATAACTATAGACAACACAAAGCTATGAAAAGACATACTTTAGGGATGAAACACGAAGATACTTACCTTTGGATTATTCAACTCTCAACCGGCTTTTTAATGTTTTTCATAGGTAGTGTACACCTCTATATTATGATGGCTGAACCATCAGACATAGGGCCTTATGCTTCATCGTACCGTGTAGTTCATGAGATGATGGCACCTCTTTATCTTCTCCTTTTGATCTCCGTAGTTACACACGCTTTTATAGGACTTTACAGACTTGCTCTAAAATGGGGTTTCATGGAGGGTAAAAATACAAAAGTATCCCGTGCAAGACATAAACTTTTAATGAGAGTGTTTATAGTATTTTATCTTGTGTTAGGAAGTGCATCACTTTATAAATATATAACTATCGGTCTTGAACATGATTACAGTGCAGGCGTAAAAAAATATGAAAGCAAAACGATTAAGATGGAGAACCACTAA
- a CDS encoding NADH-quinone oxidoreductase subunit J, with product MLEVSIFIILSLFMLGGAIAIITNKQTVFSVFGFLIVMIGFGGMFALLDNRFLALAQIMVSVGAVVVLSMLAVLSVNAKEKNLPNEPNRYKWIIFSSALVLPFTYLIYKTLSSVAKEFTQNSFTSKDIGNELFNSWVLPFEIVSILLLTAMIGAIVIARKENT from the coding sequence GTGCTAGAAGTTAGTATATTTATAATTCTAAGCCTTTTTATGCTTGGCGGTGCAATTGCTATTATTACAAATAAACAGACTGTTTTTAGTGTTTTTGGTTTTTTAATAGTAATGATTGGATTTGGTGGAATGTTTGCCCTGCTTGACAACAGATTTTTAGCCCTAGCTCAAATAATGGTCTCAGTAGGTGCTGTTGTTGTTTTAAGCATGCTTGCAGTGCTTAGCGTAAATGCAAAAGAGAAAAACCTTCCAAATGAGCCAAACAGATACAAGTGGATTATTTTTAGTTCGGCTCTGGTATTACCTTTTACATATTTAATCTACAAGACATTATCGTCTGTAGCAAAAGAGTTTACGCAAAACTCCTTTACCTCAAAAGATATAGGAAATGAGCTTTTTAACTCTTGGGTACTGCCGTTTGAGATAGTATCAATCCTGCTCTTAACTGCTATGATCGGAGCTATCGTGATAGCTAGAAAGGAGAATACATGA
- a CDS encoding NADH-quinone oxidoreductase subunit I — translation MGKNIITTPRYGKNFKDRLYLPAIYEGCKVTFKHFFTNINNSNAVDTLEYPEEQPSDITSRYRGLHRLTHRADDTIACVACFMCATACPSDCIFIEATERDDNKDEKMPKSFSIDTLECIFCGYCVEACPCDAIRMDTGIFSLTGNSREDFVLNKDQLLSYKGAFGEENSCARS, via the coding sequence ATGGGTAAAAATATTATAACGACTCCAAGATATGGGAAAAACTTTAAAGACAGACTATATCTTCCTGCCATATATGAAGGTTGCAAGGTTACATTTAAACACTTCTTTACAAACATAAATAATTCAAATGCAGTTGATACTCTTGAATACCCTGAAGAACAACCTAGTGATATTACAAGCAGATACCGCGGTCTTCACAGACTGACTCACAGAGCTGATGACACCATAGCTTGTGTAGCGTGTTTTATGTGTGCAACCGCTTGTCCGTCTGATTGTATATTTATAGAAGCGACTGAGAGAGATGATAATAAAGATGAGAAAATGCCGAAGAGTTTTTCAATAGATACCTTAGAGTGTATATTCTGCGGTTACTGTGTAGAAGCATGTCCATGTGATGCAATCCGTATGGATACGGGTATTTTTTCACTTACGGGTAATTCACGTGAAGATTTTGTTTTAAACAAAGATCAGCTACTAAGTTATAAGGGTGCTTTTGGAGAGGAGAACAGTTGTGCTAGAAGTTAG
- a CDS encoding NADH-quinone oxidoreductase subunit D, with the protein MTFNIIDVNDLYEFILDARDHKGFSLLLDITCVDNLYRKAPARFELIYILRDKTFENTLNIKVYVKDEIKGVKSISSLFRSATWAEREVYDQYGVNFQDHPLLKRILNHEEFVGHPLRKDYNIRDAHYCTKTQDLLDELKPVLDKNDLDMDKDDLMVINLGPSHPATHGTIRTLAALDGEKIVASVSEIGYLHRGFEKSCENHTYNQIIPYTDRLNYCSALMNNIAFSKTIEDMLGVTLPDRGVFIRVILSELSRAVDHLVCLAAGLLDMGGQTNYWYFFNPRNDAYNFLSKLTGARLTNSFMRVGGMTHDLYDGWQDDLEDVLKKIDYGITESKKMIEHNRIFNDRLQDISPVSADEAISYGWTGPNLRASGVPYDLRFAKPYDFYESFDFDMVVGSVGDTYDRMMVRIEEINQSMRIIRQAVNELPNGDICVNDKSIILPPKQCVYGSIEGMMNQFMLTIDGVKVPACEYYSAYEAANGELGFYVVSDGSGTPYKVKVRPPSFYHMAAYPEIIQGYQVADAILTLGSLNIIAGEMDR; encoded by the coding sequence ATGACATTTAATATTATAGATGTTAATGATCTCTATGAGTTCATCTTGGATGCAAGAGATCATAAAGGTTTTTCACTTTTACTTGATATCACGTGTGTGGATAATTTATACAGAAAAGCACCTGCCAGGTTTGAGCTTATTTATATACTTAGGGATAAAACTTTTGAAAATACGCTGAACATTAAAGTTTATGTAAAAGATGAAATAAAAGGTGTTAAAAGTATAAGCTCTCTGTTTAGATCAGCTACTTGGGCTGAGAGAGAAGTGTATGATCAGTACGGCGTGAATTTTCAAGATCACCCGCTTCTAAAACGCATACTAAACCATGAGGAGTTTGTAGGTCATCCTCTTAGAAAAGATTATAATATTAGAGATGCTCACTACTGCACTAAAACACAAGATCTTCTCGATGAGTTAAAACCTGTTTTAGATAAAAACGATCTAGATATGGATAAAGATGATCTTATGGTTATAAACCTTGGACCATCACACCCCGCAACTCATGGAACTATAAGGACACTTGCTGCACTTGATGGTGAAAAAATAGTAGCAAGTGTAAGTGAGATCGGATACCTGCACCGCGGGTTTGAAAAAAGCTGTGAAAACCATACCTACAACCAAATAATTCCATACACTGACAGGCTTAATTACTGTTCTGCACTTATGAACAACATCGCATTTTCTAAGACTATAGAGGATATGCTGGGTGTTACACTTCCTGATCGCGGCGTGTTCATACGTGTAATACTCTCTGAACTCTCGCGTGCAGTTGATCATCTTGTATGTTTAGCAGCAGGTCTTTTGGATATGGGTGGACAAACTAACTATTGGTACTTTTTCAATCCTCGTAACGATGCTTATAATTTTTTATCTAAACTCACAGGTGCTAGACTTACAAACTCTTTTATGCGCGTTGGCGGTATGACACATGATCTATACGATGGCTGGCAGGATGATCTAGAAGACGTACTTAAAAAAATAGATTACGGTATAACTGAATCTAAAAAGATGATCGAGCATAACCGTATATTTAACGACAGACTCCAAGATATCTCACCAGTAAGTGCCGATGAGGCTATAAGTTACGGATGGACAGGACCAAATCTTAGAGCAAGCGGAGTCCCATACGATCTTCGTTTTGCAAAACCTTATGATTTTTACGAAAGCTTTGATTTTGACATGGTAGTTGGAAGTGTTGGTGACACTTATGATCGTATGATGGTTCGTATTGAAGAGATCAACCAAAGTATGAGAATTATCCGCCAAGCCGTAAATGAGCTTCCAAACGGTGATATCTGTGTTAATGATAAAAGTATAATCCTCCCTCCAAAGCAGTGTGTATACGGCTCGATTGAAGGGATGATGAATCAGTTTATGCTTACTATAGACGGCGTTAAAGTTCCTGCTTGTGAGTACTACTCAGCTTATGAAGCTGCAAACGGCGAGCTTGGTTTTTATGTAGTTAGTGATGGAAGCGGTACTCCGTATAAAGTCAAAGTCAGACCACCTAGTTTTTACCATATGGCGGCGTATCCTGAGATCATTCAAGGCTATCAGGTAGCAGATGCAATTTTGACTCTTGGGAGTTTAAATATCATCGCTGGGGAGATGGACAGATGA
- a CDS encoding NADH-quinone oxidoreductase subunit H encodes MSMASIIVAITAFVLGALLALLTIPVLVWLERRTAGLVQDRLGPNRTNIFGFRLGGVVQSFADVVKLLIKEEYYPSHIKIGRWLFMLSPIITFTAALLAFMVIPFADTLIIDGEALRMQPLPVEYGVFWYLAIGSVGVIGVIFGGWLSHNKYSLLGAMRATSMVVSYELPLGLAIISFIVTYNTVDFNAMVQYQTDTLFGFLPSWGVFLQPLASIILIVALFAETNRNPFTVAEGESEIVAGYMTEYSAMKFAMYFMGEYVAMNTASAVIITMIFGGYQLPYVSTQMLLENFNYFAYALIVLVPAFTWWMISFMRKNNRVRPSVTTDSGRIFETKVITIFLLFLAVVVDAILLYLSLIPNVLATQIAVTMIQVVIFVLKLMAFNMFFILIRWTLPRFRYDQVQSLGWNYLLPLSLFNLFVTAIVVVGVN; translated from the coding sequence ATGAGTATGGCATCAATTATCGTAGCGATCACTGCTTTTGTTCTTGGTGCACTGCTCGCACTTTTAACCATACCTGTTCTTGTATGGCTTGAGCGCCGTACTGCAGGTCTTGTTCAAGACAGACTTGGACCAAACCGTACAAATATATTTGGTTTTCGCTTAGGCGGTGTAGTTCAGAGTTTTGCAGATGTTGTAAAACTTCTTATAAAAGAGGAATATTATCCATCACACATAAAAATAGGAAGATGGCTTTTTATGCTATCACCTATTATCACTTTTACTGCCGCACTTTTAGCTTTTATGGTTATACCTTTTGCAGATACTCTTATAATAGACGGTGAAGCATTAAGAATGCAGCCGCTTCCTGTAGAGTATGGAGTGTTTTGGTATTTGGCTATCGGATCTGTCGGGGTTATAGGTGTAATATTTGGTGGATGGCTCTCACATAACAAGTACTCACTTCTTGGTGCTATGCGTGCTACATCTATGGTTGTAAGTTATGAGTTGCCTCTTGGTCTGGCTATTATCTCATTTATAGTTACATACAACACGGTTGACTTTAACGCAATGGTGCAGTATCAAACTGATACACTTTTTGGGTTTTTACCATCATGGGGAGTTTTTCTGCAACCTCTTGCTTCGATCATACTCATTGTTGCATTATTTGCCGAGACAAACCGTAACCCGTTTACCGTTGCTGAGGGTGAAAGTGAAATAGTTGCCGGATATATGACTGAATACTCTGCTATGAAATTTGCTATGTATTTTATGGGTGAGTATGTAGCTATGAATACGGCAAGTGCAGTAATAATCACTATGATCTTCGGAGGTTATCAACTACCTTATGTATCGACTCAGATGCTTCTTGAAAACTTCAACTATTTTGCCTATGCACTTATAGTTTTAGTACCTGCATTTACTTGGTGGATGATCAGTTTTATGAGAAAAAACAACCGTGTACGCCCAAGCGTAACTACAGATAGCGGTAGAATTTTCGAGACTAAAGTTATAACTATATTTTTACTGTTTTTAGCCGTAGTTGTAGATGCAATTTTACTTTATCTATCCCTTATCCCAAATGTACTTGCAACTCAGATAGCAGTAACTATGATTCAGGTTGTTATATTTGTTTTAAAACTAATGGCGTTTAACATGTTTTTCATTTTAATCCGTTGGACGCTACCGAGGTTTAGATACGACCAGGTTCAAAGCCTAGGATGGAACTATCTTTTACCGCTTTCACTATTTAACTTGTTTGTAACAGCCATAGTTGTTGTAGGAGTAAACTAA
- the nuoF gene encoding NADH-quinone oxidoreductase subunit NuoF, which translates to MREVKIVSKHFSIKDSHTLKVAKANGAYSNALKKAYKLEPKQIIEIIKESGLRGKGGGGAPAGEKWSLMPQDSDKPSFLAVNCDESEPGTFKDRQIISKDPHLLIEGILITCHAIKAKHAYIYIRGEYKQYQDILQGAIDEAYTEGLLNNCDITIHRGAGAYICGEKSALLESMEGKRGHPRLKPKQKECEWYFSNPTLVNNVETIASVPYIIDNGAEGYRKFGTDKSPGTLLFAMSGHVKNRGVYEAEFGTGMWDYIEHFGGGIRDGKKLKAVIPGGASTDILTADEVMEAKLDYEYLRSIGSALGTGGMIVMDEDTNMVEALKNLLEFYHEESCGQCTPCREGTGLSDKLVEKILSGNGSSEDIDELLEISDTMNGKTICVFAPAVSSVINSFIGKFRDEFEAYNKSTGAKI; encoded by the coding sequence ATGAGAGAAGTAAAAATAGTCTCTAAACACTTTTCTATAAAAGACTCCCATACTCTAAAAGTCGCTAAAGCAAACGGTGCATACAGCAATGCACTTAAAAAAGCTTATAAACTAGAGCCGAAACAGATAATTGAGATCATTAAAGAGAGCGGTCTCAGAGGAAAAGGCGGTGGCGGTGCACCTGCAGGAGAAAAATGGTCACTTATGCCACAAGATAGTGACAAACCAAGTTTCTTAGCAGTTAACTGTGATGAGAGTGAACCTGGAACTTTTAAAGACAGACAGATAATTTCAAAAGATCCACACCTTTTAATAGAGGGAATCCTAATCACATGCCATGCTATAAAAGCTAAACATGCATATATTTACATCCGTGGAGAGTATAAGCAGTATCAAGATATTTTGCAAGGTGCTATAGATGAAGCATATACCGAAGGTCTACTAAATAACTGCGACATTACGATCCACCGCGGAGCAGGAGCTTATATCTGCGGTGAAAAATCAGCCCTTTTAGAATCTATGGAAGGTAAACGCGGACACCCAAGACTAAAACCAAAACAAAAAGAGTGTGAATGGTATTTTAGCAATCCTACACTTGTAAACAATGTTGAAACAATCGCTTCTGTTCCTTACATTATAGATAACGGTGCAGAGGGGTATAGAAAATTCGGAACAGATAAAAGTCCCGGGACTCTTCTTTTTGCAATGAGCGGACATGTTAAAAACCGCGGTGTTTATGAGGCTGAATTTGGCACAGGTATGTGGGATTATATAGAGCATTTTGGCGGCGGTATAAGAGATGGAAAAAAACTAAAAGCCGTAATACCAGGAGGAGCTTCAACAGATATATTAACAGCAGATGAAGTAATGGAAGCTAAACTAGATTATGAATATTTACGTTCAATCGGCAGTGCATTAGGTACCGGTGGTATGATTGTTATGGATGAAGACACGAATATGGTTGAGGCTTTAAAAAATCTGCTTGAATTTTACCATGAAGAATCTTGTGGACAATGTACACCATGTCGTGAAGGAACTGGTCTTAGTGATAAACTGGTTGAAAAAATACTAAGCGGTAATGGAAGTAGTGAAGATATAGATGAACTGCTTGAGATCTCAGATACAATGAACGGTAAAACAATCTGTGTTTTTGCACCAGCAGTTAGCAGTGTTATAAACTCTTTTATCGGTAAGTTTCGTGATGAGTTTGAGGCTTATAACAAATCAACCGGAGCAAAAATATGA
- a CDS encoding NADH-quinone oxidoreductase subunit A, whose translation MQSNILLSSLMIVAIAILLPLIFHLTKYVGTSSDNERKNEPFEGGVRDTHKDVFDKINVKFFLVGIIFLIFDVEVLFMFPWALNLRELGIFGILEMFVFIGLLVGGLIYVYKSKVLKWI comes from the coding sequence ATGCAATCAAACATCTTACTTTCATCTTTGATGATAGTAGCAATCGCTATATTACTTCCACTAATATTCCATCTTACAAAGTATGTGGGCACATCAAGCGATAATGAAAGAAAAAACGAACCTTTTGAGGGCGGTGTTAGAGATACGCATAAAGATGTTTTTGACAAGATTAACGTTAAGTTTTTTCTAGTGGGAATCATATTTTTAATCTTTGATGTTGAAGTTCTTTTTATGTTCCCATGGGCACTAAATTTAAGAGAACTTGGAATATTTGGGATACTAGAGATGTTTGTTTTTATAGGTTTGCTAGTTGGCGGACTTATATATGTGTATAAGTCAAAGGTTTTAAAATGGATCTAA
- a CDS encoding 2Fe-2S iron-sulfur cluster-binding protein: MSLVKVTVDNNTYEVEKDSLLIDLLIKENLRVPYFCYHEALGADGNCRMCMVEIEGQKRPQIACDTPVKDGMVVYSQGKKLPIKKIRRDILELELINHPVDCPICDQAGECSLQEYYMEYGLHDSHMYGLDKVTHHKHIDLGSNVMLDQERCVLCARCTRFTANITHTHELGIVGRGDEAHITTMPGRKLDNPYAMNVVDLCPVGALTSKDFRFAQRVWFLESSESVCTHCAKNCNIYIDHNKLKYQDENIYRFRPRKNLEVNGFFICNEGRLSYKNLLNNRMIKSTHVNEKDILKNSIEKAKAIAVLVDASLFNEEIEMIKEFSEKIGAKLYCPQDTYIDEEFEDDMLRSKYKIANIKTIQNLNILDEMPKDADLVINFNHPDITKIDSKEIISFQTHKFELETILTIPIATYVENSGSFTNIDGITQHLKKAITLNEPIPTIAQWFKRLEL, encoded by the coding sequence ATGAGTCTAGTTAAAGTTACGGTTGATAATAATACTTACGAAGTTGAAAAGGATTCGCTTCTTATAGATCTGCTTATAAAAGAAAATCTTAGAGTTCCATACTTTTGCTACCATGAGGCTTTAGGGGCTGATGGTAACTGCCGTATGTGTATGGTTGAAATTGAGGGTCAAAAAAGACCGCAGATTGCTTGTGATACACCTGTAAAAGATGGAATGGTAGTGTATTCTCAAGGTAAAAAACTCCCTATTAAAAAAATACGCAGAGATATATTAGAACTTGAGCTTATAAACCACCCTGTTGACTGTCCTATCTGCGATCAGGCTGGTGAATGCAGTCTGCAAGAGTATTATATGGAGTATGGGCTACACGACTCACATATGTATGGTCTTGATAAAGTTACACACCATAAACATATAGACTTAGGCTCAAACGTTATGCTTGATCAGGAGCGTTGTGTACTATGTGCAAGGTGTACACGATTTACTGCCAACATAACACATACTCATGAACTTGGAATCGTTGGTCGAGGGGATGAAGCACACATAACGACAATGCCGGGACGTAAGCTTGATAATCCTTATGCAATGAATGTAGTAGATCTGTGTCCTGTTGGAGCATTGACATCTAAAGATTTTAGATTTGCTCAACGCGTTTGGTTTTTAGAATCAAGCGAATCAGTATGTACACATTGTGCAAAAAACTGCAACATTTACATAGATCACAACAAACTAAAATATCAAGATGAAAACATATACCGTTTCCGCCCTCGTAAAAACTTGGAAGTAAACGGCTTTTTTATATGTAATGAGGGAAGACTCTCTTATAAAAACCTTCTAAATAACAGAATGATAAAGTCAACTCATGTAAACGAGAAAGATATACTAAAAAACTCTATTGAAAAAGCCAAAGCTATTGCAGTGCTTGTAGATGCTTCACTTTTTAATGAAGAGATAGAGATGATCAAAGAGTTCTCAGAAAAGATAGGTGCTAAACTATACTGCCCGCAAGATACATACATAGATGAAGAGTTTGAAGATGATATGTTACGCTCAAAATACAAAATAGCAAATATTAAAACTATTCAAAATCTAAATATTTTAGACGAGATGCCAAAAGATGCGGATCTAGTTATAAATTTCAACCATCCTGACATAACTAAGATAGATTCCAAAGAGATAATCAGTTTTCAAACACATAAGTTTGAGCTCGAAACTATTCTTACGATCCCAATAGCTACTTATGTAGAAAACAGCGGAAGTTTTACAAATATAGACGGCATAACCCAACATCTGAAAAAAGCCATTACATTAAATGAGCCTATACCTACAATTGCACAGTGGTTTAAAAGGTTGGAGTTATGA
- a CDS encoding fumarate reductase flavoprotein subunit — MKIIYTDVLIIGGGLAGLRVATGVKERGHDAVVLTLVPPKRSHSAAAQGGMQASLANSAMGEGDNEDVHFEDTIKGSDWGADQVVARMFTHCAPKAIRELAHWGVPWTRVKRGDHQSIINAQKVTITEKDEAHGLITSRDFGGTKKWRTCYTSDGTGHSMLYAMDNKAHEDKVEIHERLEAMALIHENGRCYGAVARNLMSGELVAYVSKATTIATGGYGRIYKVSTNAIICQGTGQALAIESGVATLGNMEAIQFHPTAIVPVGILTTEGCRGDGGLLLDKDGYRFMPDYEPDKKELASRDVVSRRMTEHMRKGKGVKSRYGDHLWLDITILGREHIEKNLREVKEICENFLGIDPAEEWIPVRPTQHYSMGGIRTKYTGESQTLKGLYSCGEAACWDMHGFNRLGGNSVSETVVSGMLIAEYISDYLDTPDSDLSIHTKNVEEFVKIEQAKLDKLLENHGGEDAYVLRRRMEQIMMEKVGIFRNGKDLKEAVDELEELLIRSKNIDVFRSKSRAANPALVNAYRTQKMIKVALTVAMGAYLREESRGAHSREDFPERNDEKWLKRTITSWPDPEQTLPTVTYEDIEVDTMELPPGFRGYGKDMTIHNSATKAHQEKVDSIRATMEADGKDRFEIQEALMPFKDKLPKKYQGRNERLNERLENE; from the coding sequence ATGAAAATAATTTATACAGATGTCTTAATTATAGGTGGTGGTTTAGCAGGACTTCGTGTAGCAACTGGTGTAAAAGAACGTGGACATGATGCGGTTGTTTTAACACTTGTTCCTCCAAAGAGAAGTCATTCAGCAGCAGCTCAGGGTGGTATGCAGGCATCTTTAGCAAACTCTGCTATGGGCGAGGGTGATAATGAAGATGTTCACTTTGAAGATACGATCAAGGGTAGTGACTGGGGTGCTGATCAGGTAGTTGCTCGTATGTTCACACACTGTGCTCCAAAAGCTATTCGTGAACTTGCTCACTGGGGTGTGCCTTGGACTAGAGTTAAACGTGGTGATCACCAGTCAATCATAAATGCTCAAAAAGTAACTATTACGGAAAAAGATGAAGCTCATGGTTTGATCACTTCACGTGATTTTGGCGGTACTAAAAAGTGGCGTACATGTTATACATCTGATGGAACTGGACACTCTATGCTTTATGCTATGGATAATAAAGCGCACGAAGATAAAGTTGAGATCCATGAACGTTTAGAAGCTATGGCGCTTATACATGAAAATGGAAGATGTTATGGTGCTGTAGCACGTAATTTGATGAGCGGTGAATTAGTAGCATATGTTTCAAAAGCTACTACCATAGCAACAGGCGGTTACGGGCGTATCTACAAAGTTTCAACAAATGCCATAATCTGTCAAGGTACAGGTCAGGCTCTTGCTATCGAGAGCGGTGTTGCAACACTTGGAAATATGGAAGCTATTCAGTTTCACCCAACAGCTATTGTGCCAGTTGGTATTTTAACTACAGAGGGTTGTCGTGGAGATGGAGGACTTTTACTCGATAAAGACGGTTATAGATTTATGCCTGATTATGAGCCGGATAAAAAAGAGCTTGCAAGCCGTGATGTTGTGAGTCGTCGTATGACTGAACATATGCGCAAAGGCAAAGGTGTAAAAAGTCGCTATGGTGATCACCTATGGCTAGATATCACAATTCTTGGGCGTGAACATATTGAGAAAAACCTGCGTGAAGTAAAAGAGATCTGTGAGAACTTTTTAGGGATCGATCCTGCAGAGGAATGGATTCCAGTTCGTCCAACACAACACTACTCTATGGGTGGGATTCGCACAAAATACACAGGTGAATCCCAAACACTAAAAGGGCTTTATTCGTGTGGTGAAGCAGCTTGTTGGGATATGCACGGGTTTAACCGTCTTGGAGGAAATTCTGTTAGTGAGACAGTTGTGTCTGGAATGCTTATAGCAGAATACATATCAGATTATTTAGACACTCCTGATAGTGATCTCTCTATCCATACTAAAAATGTTGAAGAATTTGTAAAAATAGAACAGGCTAAACTTGACAAGCTGCTAGAGAACCATGGAGGTGAAGATGCTTATGTGCTTCGTCGTCGCATGGAGCAGATCATGATGGAAAAAGTAGGTATTTTTAGAAACGGTAAAGATCTAAAAGAAGCGGTAGATGAGCTTGAAGAGCTTTTAATAAGAAGTAAAAATATAGATGTTTTCCGTTCAAAAAGCCGTGCTGCAAATCCAGCTTTAGTCAATGCATACCGTACTCAAAAAATGATTAAAGTAGCACTGACGGTTGCAATGGGAGCATATCTAAGAGAAGAGAGTCGTGGTGCTCACTCTCGTGAAGATTTCCCTGAAAGAAATGACGAGAAATGGCTAAAACGTACCATAACTTCATGGCCGGATCCTGAACAGACACTACCGACTGTTACATATGAAGACATAGAAGTTGACACTATGGAACTACCACCTGGTTTTAGAGGTTATGGAAAAGATATGACTATTCATAACTCTGCTACAAAAGCTCATCAAGAAAAAGTGGATTCAATTAGGGCTACAATGGAAGCTGATGGTAAAGACAGATTTGAAATTCAAGAAGCGTTAATGCCGTTTAAAGACAAACTGCCTAAAAAATATCAGGGTAGAAATGAAAGATTAAATGAAAGGTTAGAAAATGAGTAG
- a CDS encoding NADH-quinone oxidoreductase subunit B, protein MDLSHTNLLDDAIITTKLDAVVNWGREASLWPFVFGTACCAIEFMATAASRYDISRFGAEVLRFSPRHADLLVVAGTVSHKQAPILKQVYDQMPEPKWVIAMGACASTGGFYDNYTTLQGIDEIVPVDVYVAGCPPRPEALIDAVLDIQRQLKREDNFSVKHSDFKGKLDDI, encoded by the coding sequence ATGGATCTAAGTCATACAAATCTTCTAGATGATGCCATTATTACTACAAAGCTTGATGCAGTTGTAAACTGGGGACGTGAAGCTTCACTTTGGCCTTTTGTATTTGGAACGGCTTGTTGTGCGATTGAGTTTATGGCTACAGCTGCAAGTCGCTACGATATTAGCCGTTTTGGGGCTGAAGTCCTTCGATTCTCTCCAAGACATGCAGATCTCCTTGTAGTAGCAGGAACTGTTAGCCATAAACAGGCTCCTATTTTAAAGCAGGTGTATGATCAGATGCCTGAACCTAAATGGGTTATAGCTATGGGTGCTTGTGCATCTACAGGTGGTTTTTACGATAACTATACAACACTTCAGGGAATTGATGAGATTGTACCCGTTGATGTATACGTTGCAGGCTGCCCTCCACGTCCAGAAGCACTTATAGATGCCGTGCTAGATATTCAACGACAACTAAAGCGTGAAGATAACTTCAGTGTTAAACATAGTGATTTCAAGGGTAAATTAGATGACATTTAA